Below is a genomic region from Microbulbifer sp. ALW1.
CAACTTGAGGAGGACGACCTCCCCCACTCTGGGAAAAGATGCCGAGGACGACCTGGCCCTGTTTGAAAACGGAGCAGTCAATGTCCCCCTGGATCTACCTTCTCGTCGCCGGCGCCCTGGAAGTTGTTTGGGCTTTCTCCATGAAGCAATCCCATGGCTTCACCCGGCTAGTACCCTCTCTTATCACTCTGGTCACCATGCTGGGTAGCTTCTGGCTGTTGGCTGTTGCCATGCGCAGTATTCCGCTCGGTACGGCTTACACCATCTGGACGGGTATTGGCGCTATCGGCGCTTTTCTTGTCGGGATTATATTTCTGGCGGAACCGGTAAATGCCATGCGGATCATCGCCGCAATTCTCATTGTTGCGGGGCTGGTAATGATGAAACTATCCAGCAGCTGAGATCCGTCGTTTTTCAAGTGTGTTCAATCTCCATTTGAGGAAACCGCCGGGCTTGGGCCTGACGGTGCCTCAAAGGTTTTATCAAGAATGGTTATGTATTCCAACGCATACACCCGCCTGCGCGATCAGGAACTCGCAAAATCCACCAAGCCATTCCAGGCCAAAGGCAAAAGCGTCAAGCGCTGTCGCGACTGTCAGATGGGTGAGTTTGCCTGTATGTGCGAGTGGCGTCCGATTGCAGACAGCGTGCAAAGCGGGCCTCAGGAAGCTTCCGTAGAATTTGTGCTGCTCATGCACCGCAAGGAGCTGTTCAAACCCACCAATACCGGCCGTTTGATCGTCGATGTGTTTCCCAATACAAGGGTGTATTTGTGGAACCGGCTTGAAGCACCGGAAGAACTCAAGGAACTACTGCGTGACCCGCAGCGGGAGTGCTTTGTGGTGTTCCCCGGTGAAGATTCAGTGGAGAACCCGCGGAAGGTGGTTCAATCGCTGCCCGCGACTGCCAAAAAAATTACACTGATCGTACTCGACGGCACCTGGAAACAGTGCAGCCGCATGGTGGGTTTGAGTCGCTGGCTGGACGGTACTCCCTGCCTGAGCCTGCCGAAAACACTGGTGAAGTCCTACGCAGTGCGCGATTCAGGCAGGAGCGATCGCTTCTCCACCGCGGAGGCGGCGATCAGCTGCCTGGTTCTCGCCGGTGAGGAGAAGCCTGCGGATATGCTGCGGCACTACTTCAATATTTTTAACCAGCACTATCTGGCGACCAGAGGACTTCGGACATCGGAGCCTGGTGAGAGTCATAATGCCTTGCAGGCGCTGCTGGAGAAATACCGTGGTGGGGAAGGGGCGTAACCATTGCCGAGCAGCAGTGATCACGCGACAGTGATTAATTAACCAGTCAGTTTTTAACGAATTTTTTTAAAAAAAGGGAGGGCCTGGGCCCTCCCTTTTTGTTCGGCGGTTTAGAAGTTGTAGGTCACCTTGCCGTAAACAAAGCGACCGCGAGGATCGTGCTGGCTGGATACGTAGCCGTAGAGATCGGAGTCACCATCACCGATGGCGAAGGGTGGTTCCTCATCCAGTGCATTGTCTGCACCAAGGCTCAGCACCATATTTTCGAAGCCGGTATAACGGGCCTGCAGATTCATGGTCATGAATGAATCCACCATGCGGGATCTGTTGGTGTCGTAATCCAGGGTACCGTCAAAATCAATGTCCGGCGTATCCTCGAACTCACCGATATAGTTCAGCCCCAAAGTGAACGCAAAGTTATCCAGGGCCCAGTCGGCGGAAGCCGCCCAGCGGTGCTCGGGGTACTCATACTCGCCCGCCAGTTCACGGCTCAGGAATGCATCGCCAGCAGAATTAAGTTCCACCCGCTCAAACTCCGACAAGTAGGAGTAATCCAGACGCAGGCCGAGATCGCCGCCGGCGACGGTCAGCGCAGAGTAGACCAGGCTCAGGTCAATGCCGGAGACCGTCTGCTCGCCGATATTGATAAAGCCGCTGTTGATCGACTGCAGGGAACCGAGGGATTCGCCGGGCAGCGGCGCGGAACGGACACAGACAGTACTGTTTTGATCATTACAGAACTGGCTGTACAGGTAGCCGAAGGGCACCTCGTCGATCTTGCCTTCCTGGGTGATGCTCCAGTAATCCAATGACAGCTGCATGCCGTCCATCGGCTTGACCACCGCCCCCAGGTTATAAGACTCCGACTCTTCCGCATCGAGATCCGGGTTGCCGGAAAACACGATGTTGTAGTCAGTGCTGGCACAGTAGGCGTCGTTGATGTCACAGCCGTAGCTGTCGATAAAGAACAGGGATTCCTCCGACGGGCCCAGGCCTATCTGCGCGAGCGAGGGCGCGCGGAAACCGGTGCCCCAGGAAGCGCGCAGAGAAAGCTGCTCACTGGCGGTCCACAACAGATTGACCATTGGGTTAGTGGTGCTGCCAAAATCGCTGTAGTCGTCGTAGCGGCCTGCCAGGGTCAGATCCAGGTTGGCCGGCAGGGGAATCGCAAACTCGACAAATGCGGAATTGATATCCCGGCTGGCGGAAGCGGATACCGATTCGGTACCGAAAATCAGCCCGCGCTGGAACTGATCATCGGGGATGTCGGAAGCGCTTTCTTCGCGATGCTCCAGGCCCGCAGCCATGGCAATAGCGCCATTGGCGGTATCAAAGAGTTCACCGCTGATGGTGAAGTCCAAACCGCGCAATTCGGATTTGCCCTGGCGCACCAGGCTGGTGGTAATGGCGTCGATCACCGACTGCGGGTTTTGCACCCCGCCGAAGGGGTTATAGCGACCCGCGTCAATTTCATCCTGTAGCAGGTCGGTGCGGACCCAACCCTGGGAGCGATCACCGGTTTGGGTGGATTCGCTACGCGAACGCTGGGCCGAGGCTTCCCAGTCCCAGTCGGCAATAGTGCCGCGCAGGCCAAACACACCGCGCAGGTTATCGGTTTCGATATCCCACTGGCGTGCGCCGGCATCGACGGTGCGGTAGCGGCCCACATCGATACTGCTGGCTCCGGTGAAAGGATTGTTGGGGTGGTCGATGGGCACGGTGAGCCCGGCGGCTTCGTCCAGTGGTGTTGGCGCGCCCTGTGCGATGGAGGTGTTGTGTTGTACCGTCAGCTCACTAAAGAACTCGATGTTGTCTGTCAGCTGGGCGTGACCGAGCATCAGCACACCGGTGCGCTCGGCTTTCGGTGTCAGCAGTGTCCAGGGGCCATAGTCATATACACAGGTTTGACCGGAAGCACTGTCTGCAGGGCAGCCCGGGTCGATGGTGGTTTCACCGTCGACAATAAAGCGCCCCGGATAACCGCGGGAAGAGCGGAAATCCATGCCGCCGCGGAAAGACTGGTCGGCGGTATCCAGCCCGCGCCGCTCGACGCTGGCGAGGGTCGAGTTACTGCGGTGATCAAAAATTAGCGTCAGGTTTGAATCGTCTCCGTTAACCCCCCAAACCGCGGAAACCGCCTGCTCGTCATAACCATCGGCACCACCGAAGTCGGCGGAGACTTCCGCCCCTTCAAAGTCTTTGCGCAGTACCAGGTTGACTACCCCGGCCACGGCATCGGAACCGTAAATAGCCGAGGCGCCGTCTTTCAATACTTCGACCCGCTCAACCGCCGCGATCGGAATACTGTTGATATCGACGAAGTTGGTGGTGATGCTCTCGGCAAATGCGCTGATGGCAACCCGTTTGCCATTCACCAGTACCAGCGTGGCATCGGCACCCATACCGCGCAGACTGACAGCGGCGGCGCCGTTGGCGGTCGAGTCCTGGTTATTACCGCGGGTGGAGAAGGTGCCGTTACCCGCGGCCGGATTCTTTTCAAACATTTGTTGCAGATTGGTAAAGCCAGATTTTTCGATGGCTTCACGATCCATCACCTGAATCGGCGTCGCTGTTTCAAATTCTGCATTGCGCTGAATGCGAGAACCAACGACCGCGATTTCCTCCATGGTTTTTTCATCGTCCGCAAACACTACTTGCGGCGTGCTGGCTGCGATCACGGATAAAATGGCGCCCGATAAAACATTTTGGCGTGATATAAATTTTTTCATTAATTTGCTCGTCCATTTGCCATCGTTATTGTTAAGTGACTGAATCGGCGAGGCCGTTCAGTAGCTCGAAAACACTATCAATGGTCCGGAGGCGAGGCAATTAATATGAGGTGAATTGTCGAGAAGCAGAGATTTGTTGAATGGCTTTATCAAACGGACTGTGAAGGTATATCCAAATTCTGCATTAAATTATTCACGATATTTTTGCGTTGGGTTTTGTTTCTGAGTCAGGCGGCAATCAAGTGGCACTATCGTACATTTTTATGGGCGAAATTTAATGCGGGCGAAAACTAA
It encodes:
- a CDS encoding multidrug efflux SMR transporter gives rise to the protein MSPWIYLLVAGALEVVWAFSMKQSHGFTRLVPSLITLVTMLGSFWLLAVAMRSIPLGTAYTIWTGIGAIGAFLVGIIFLAEPVNAMRIIAAILIVAGLVMMKLSSS
- a CDS encoding TonB-dependent receptor codes for the protein MIAASTPQVVFADDEKTMEEIAVVGSRIQRNAEFETATPIQVMDREAIEKSGFTNLQQMFEKNPAAGNGTFSTRGNNQDSTANGAAAVSLRGMGADATLVLVNGKRVAISAFAESITTNFVDINSIPIAAVERVEVLKDGASAIYGSDAVAGVVNLVLRKDFEGAEVSADFGGADGYDEQAVSAVWGVNGDDSNLTLIFDHRSNSTLASVERRGLDTADQSFRGGMDFRSSRGYPGRFIVDGETTIDPGCPADSASGQTCVYDYGPWTLLTPKAERTGVLMLGHAQLTDNIEFFSELTVQHNTSIAQGAPTPLDEAAGLTVPIDHPNNPFTGASSIDVGRYRTVDAGARQWDIETDNLRGVFGLRGTIADWDWEASAQRSRSESTQTGDRSQGWVRTDLLQDEIDAGRYNPFGGVQNPQSVIDAITTSLVRQGKSELRGLDFTISGELFDTANGAIAMAAGLEHREESASDIPDDQFQRGLIFGTESVSASASRDINSAFVEFAIPLPANLDLTLAGRYDDYSDFGSTTNPMVNLLWTASEQLSLRASWGTGFRAPSLAQIGLGPSEESLFFIDSYGCDINDAYCASTDYNIVFSGNPDLDAEESESYNLGAVVKPMDGMQLSLDYWSITQEGKIDEVPFGYLYSQFCNDQNSTVCVRSAPLPGESLGSLQSINSGFINIGEQTVSGIDLSLVYSALTVAGGDLGLRLDYSYLSEFERVELNSAGDAFLSRELAGEYEYPEHRWAASADWALDNFAFTLGLNYIGEFEDTPDIDFDGTLDYDTNRSRMVDSFMTMNLQARYTGFENMVLSLGADNALDEEPPFAIGDGDSDLYGYVSSQHDPRGRFVYGKVTYNF
- a CDS encoding tRNA-uridine aminocarboxypropyltransferase translates to MYSNAYTRLRDQELAKSTKPFQAKGKSVKRCRDCQMGEFACMCEWRPIADSVQSGPQEASVEFVLLMHRKELFKPTNTGRLIVDVFPNTRVYLWNRLEAPEELKELLRDPQRECFVVFPGEDSVENPRKVVQSLPATAKKITLIVLDGTWKQCSRMVGLSRWLDGTPCLSLPKTLVKSYAVRDSGRSDRFSTAEAAISCLVLAGEEKPADMLRHYFNIFNQHYLATRGLRTSEPGESHNALQALLEKYRGGEGA